In a genomic window of Bacteroidota bacterium:
- a CDS encoding 3-phosphoshikimate 1-carboxyvinyltransferase, translated as MKISLSGAQAHSIRGTVKLPYSKSISNRLLMLRELCKHSFHIINLSDAADTVLLAQLLSKYKTTSVLDAANAGTVLRFMTALLAVSEGEWELTGSARMLQRPIAPLVDALKLLGAHIDYNGAIGFPPIKISGKKIDGGSVEIDAGSSSQFVSALLLIAPFLPSGMVLNLKGSSASAPYIDMTIALLRQFNVTVEVSDSAIHVQPGCNAPEIISVEPDWSSASYWYCAAALSPDAEIQLPGLSLKSTQGDCILASAYSHFGVETLENAHGITLRKSLPVSAGFSFDFSNCPDLFPAIAVSCAALGVEARLSGLKNLRIKESDRVEAVSEGLEKCGAHIAITGNHEMMIYNDTIMSTEDVLIRSYDDHRIAMAFAQLVWLSGNISIDDISVCTKSYPGFVKDMETMGAEINA; from the coding sequence ATGAAGATTTCGCTTTCTGGCGCACAAGCACATTCTATACGTGGAACAGTAAAGCTTCCTTATTCAAAAAGCATCAGCAACCGATTGCTTATGCTGCGTGAGCTGTGCAAACATTCATTTCATATCATAAATCTTTCGGATGCTGCCGATACTGTTCTGCTTGCTCAATTGCTGAGCAAATACAAAACAACCTCTGTGCTCGATGCTGCAAACGCCGGGACGGTGCTGCGTTTTATGACTGCGCTGTTAGCTGTTTCGGAAGGCGAATGGGAGCTCACCGGCTCTGCACGAATGTTGCAGCGACCCATTGCACCCTTGGTTGATGCACTTAAATTGCTGGGCGCACATATAGATTATAATGGAGCAATAGGATTTCCTCCCATAAAAATATCGGGTAAAAAAATAGATGGCGGATCTGTTGAAATTGATGCCGGCAGCAGCAGCCAGTTCGTGAGTGCATTGCTGCTTATTGCGCCCTTCCTGCCGTCGGGAATGGTGCTTAACCTGAAGGGCAGTAGCGCTTCAGCTCCTTATATAGATATGACGATTGCACTGCTGCGGCAATTCAATGTTACTGTTGAAGTGAGTGATTCTGCAATTCATGTGCAGCCCGGTTGTAATGCGCCTGAAATTATTTCCGTTGAGCCCGACTGGAGCTCAGCTTCTTATTGGTATTGCGCGGCCGCGCTTTCGCCGGATGCTGAAATTCAGTTGCCCGGTTTGTCATTGAAAAGCACTCAGGGCGACTGTATTCTTGCCTCTGCTTATTCACATTTTGGAGTTGAAACACTTGAAAATGCGCACGGAATAACATTGAGAAAAAGCTTGCCGGTTTCAGCAGGGTTCAGCTTTGATTTCTCAAACTGTCCCGACCTTTTTCCTGCCATTGCAGTTAGCTGCGCTGCTTTGGGAGTCGAAGCCCGCTTATCGGGTTTGAAGAATTTGCGCATCAAAGAATCTGACCGCGTTGAAGCGGTGTCCGAAGGTTTGGAAAAATGCGGCGCACACATTGCTATTACTGGGAATCATGAGATGATGATTTATAATGATACAATAATGAGCACTGAAGATGTCCTTATCAGAAGTTATGACGACCATCGTATTGCGATGGCTTTTGCAC